From a single Prionailurus bengalensis isolate Pbe53 chromosome A1, Fcat_Pben_1.1_paternal_pri, whole genome shotgun sequence genomic region:
- the GAPT gene encoding protein GAPT, protein MADRSTFSFLSCLLCHYLPLISASFCDSFIEREVESSKIPPDIVQVYINDCTVKNITYNKNDLQRLRLLNLSSNCIRTLPNDVLSHLKKKCLKELPRLLLNSTLQGITLACTCEFIKGHTTLLNTACAEMLKSCGNTSVAVSIGLSLLLLLLICGIGCVWHWKHHNPVQFTLPRFLQRRSSRRKDYAKTLSDPLTVNSRHKISVQTQDYTSSGRGVNMYDNYENVEVGPPRAKEETDKELYENTRPTNFEEHIYGNETSSQYYNFQKPSTSEVSQDEDIYILPDS, encoded by the coding sequence ATGGCAGATCGTTCAACCTTCTCTTTCTTGAGTTGTCTACTCTGCCATTATCTTCCACtcatttctgcttcattttgtGATTCATTTATAGAAAGGGAAGTGGAGTCGAGTAAAATCCCCCCCGACATCGTGCAAGTATACATTAATGATTGTACTGTAAAAAACATCACATACAACAAGAACGATCTTCAAAGACTCCGTTTACTCAACCTCTCCTCTAATTGTATCAGGACTTTGCCAAATGATGTTCTTTcacatctgaaaaagaaatgccTGAAAGAGCTTCCAAGATTGCTTCTTAACTCTACCCTACAAGGAATTACACTGGCCTGCACCTGTGAATTCATTAAGGGCCACACCACACTACTAAACACTGCTTGTGCAGAAATGTTGAAAAGCTGTGGAAATACTTCAGTGGCCGTTTCTATAGGACTTTCCCTTCTTTTACTGTTGTTGATCTGTGGAATTGGGTGTGTTTGGCACTGGAAACACCATAACCCAGTGCAATTTACCTTACCAAGGTTTTTGCAGAGgagaagcagcaggagaaaagACTATGCTAAAACACTCTCAGATCCCCTCACTGTCAACTCAAGGCATAAAATCTCAGTTCAGACCCAAGACTATACATCTTCTGGAAGAGGGGTTAACATGTATGACAACTATGAAAATGTGGAAGTCGGTCCTCCCAGAGCTAAAGAAGAAACTGATAAGGAACTATATGAGAACACTCGGCCCACCAATTTCGAGGAGCATATCTATGGAAATGAGACATCATCTCAATATTACAACTTCCAGAAGCCTAGCACTTCTGAAGTCTCTCAAGATGAAGACATATATATTCTTCCAGATTCATAA